In one window of Kitasatospora sp. MMS16-BH015 DNA:
- a CDS encoding CopG family transcriptional regulator: MALKRTTVYAESEDLAVIKEAAARRGIAEAEIIREAIHLAAMANRVWDEPFFSATYPAIGQAAEDVWDERVRAYEATKRSSG, translated from the coding sequence ATGGCTCTCAAGCGCACCACGGTCTACGCCGAGTCCGAGGACCTGGCCGTCATCAAGGAGGCCGCCGCCCGCCGCGGCATAGCGGAGGCCGAGATCATCCGGGAGGCCATCCACCTGGCGGCGATGGCGAACCGGGTCTGGGACGAGCCCTTCTTCAGCGCGACCTATCCGGCCATCGGCCAGGCTGCGGAGGACGTCTGGGACGAACGGGTCCGCGCGTACGAGGCGACCAAGCGGAGCAGCGGGTGA
- a CDS encoding cold-shock protein: protein MATGVVKSYNVHHGYGVITPDDGGPEVKVYFDSIQGEGARELAEGQKVEYDLTEQEGRAVAEHVRAL, encoded by the coding sequence ATGGCCACCGGAGTCGTGAAGTCGTACAACGTCCACCACGGCTACGGGGTGATCACCCCCGACGACGGGGGGCCCGAGGTGAAGGTGTACTTCGACTCGATCCAGGGCGAGGGGGCGCGCGAGCTGGCCGAAGGCCAGAAGGTCGAGTACGACCTGACGGAACAGGAGGGGCGGGCCGTTGCGGAGCACGTGCGGGCGCTGTGA
- a CDS encoding RidA family protein: protein MTTHPRRLISSGSPLEPQIGFSRAVRKGPHVAVAGTAPIAPDGSTAGPGDVYAQTVRCLDIAEAALAEAGATLADVTRTRVMLTDITRWKDAARAHGERFADTRPACTFVEVSRFIDPTWLVELELDAITDQP from the coding sequence ATGACCACGCACCCCCGCCGCCTGATCAGCTCCGGCTCGCCACTCGAACCGCAGATCGGCTTCTCCCGCGCCGTCCGCAAGGGCCCCCACGTCGCCGTCGCCGGCACCGCCCCGATCGCCCCGGACGGCTCCACCGCCGGGCCCGGCGACGTCTACGCCCAGACCGTCCGCTGCCTCGACATCGCCGAAGCCGCCCTCGCCGAGGCCGGCGCCACCCTCGCCGACGTGACCCGCACCCGCGTCATGCTCACCGACATCACCCGGTGGAAGGACGCCGCCCGCGCCCACGGCGAACGCTTCGCCGACACCCGCCCGGCCTGCACCTTCGTCGAGGTCTCCCGCTTCATCGACCCCACCTGGCTGGTCGAGCTCGAACTCGACGCCATCACCGACCAGCCGTGA
- a CDS encoding PIN domain-containing protein, giving the protein MIVVIADTSGLLAALDASHPAGPAAREVLRTAGTLVVSPVLLSELDRLARRVLGEQAALRAVDDIRRWARAGRAVLPEITADTLDTAQAVRARYAGLRLDLADAVNVALAAEYRTDSLLTLDHRDFRAVRPLTTHKAFRVLPDDL; this is encoded by the coding sequence GTGATCGTCGTCATCGCCGACACTTCGGGGCTGCTCGCCGCACTCGACGCGAGCCACCCGGCCGGCCCGGCCGCCCGTGAGGTGCTGCGCACGGCCGGCACGCTGGTCGTCTCCCCGGTGCTGCTGAGCGAGTTGGACCGCCTGGCCCGGCGCGTGCTCGGCGAGCAGGCCGCGCTCCGCGCCGTCGACGACATCCGGCGCTGGGCCCGGGCCGGGCGCGCCGTGCTGCCCGAGATCACCGCCGACACCCTCGACACCGCCCAGGCCGTCCGGGCCCGTTACGCCGGGCTGCGGCTGGACCTGGCCGACGCGGTCAACGTCGCCCTGGCCGCCGAGTATCGGACGGACAGCCTGCTGACGCTGGATCACCGGGACTTCCGGGCCGTCCGTCCGCTGACCACGCACAAGGCCTTCCGCGTCCTGCCCGACGACCTGTGA
- a CDS encoding XdhC family protein → MQDIAEQLLAWHSSGRAFAVATVVGVSGSAPRDPGAALAVDASGEAIGSVSGGCVEGAVYALCEEAIASGCPTLERFGYSDEDAFAVGLTCGGLLDVFVHPVVPGADPGLDAAVTYIASGTPVALARVIEGPAGLLGATVAVTADTHHGSLSPAPCTTAALERAAVTEARAMLDAGRTGRLVLGLDGRPCDDAGQGTVTFFVESHVPAPRMLVFGAIDFAAAVVRIGKFLGYHVTVCDARPVFATERRFPEADEVVVDWPHRYLDTQLDRVDGRTVLCVLTHDAKFDIPLLERALRLPVAYIGAMGSRRTHQDRNTRLREVGLTEAEISRLRSPIGLDLGARTPEETAVSVAAEIIAHRRGGSCLPLSTATGPIHHDRDHPAPPPPTEARHAA, encoded by the coding sequence ATGCAGGACATCGCCGAGCAGCTGCTCGCCTGGCACTCCTCCGGGCGCGCCTTCGCGGTGGCCACGGTGGTCGGGGTCTCCGGCAGCGCCCCGCGCGACCCGGGCGCCGCGCTGGCCGTGGACGCGTCCGGCGAGGCGATCGGCTCGGTCTCCGGCGGCTGCGTCGAGGGCGCGGTCTACGCCCTCTGCGAGGAGGCCATCGCCTCCGGCTGTCCCACCCTGGAGCGGTTCGGCTACAGCGACGAGGACGCCTTCGCCGTCGGCCTGACCTGCGGCGGCCTGCTCGACGTCTTCGTCCACCCCGTCGTCCCCGGCGCGGACCCCGGCCTGGACGCCGCCGTCACCTACATCGCCTCCGGCACGCCGGTCGCACTCGCCCGCGTCATCGAGGGCCCGGCCGGACTGCTCGGCGCCACCGTCGCCGTCACCGCCGACACCCACCACGGCTCGCTCTCCCCCGCCCCCTGCACCACCGCTGCACTGGAGCGCGCCGCCGTGACCGAGGCCCGGGCCATGCTCGACGCCGGCCGCACCGGCAGGCTGGTCCTCGGTCTGGACGGCCGCCCCTGCGACGACGCGGGCCAGGGCACCGTCACCTTCTTCGTCGAATCCCACGTGCCCGCGCCCCGGATGCTCGTCTTCGGAGCGATCGACTTCGCCGCCGCCGTGGTCCGGATCGGCAAGTTCCTCGGCTACCACGTCACCGTCTGCGACGCCCGCCCGGTCTTCGCCACCGAGCGCCGCTTCCCGGAGGCCGACGAGGTCGTCGTCGACTGGCCGCACCGCTACCTCGACACCCAGCTCGACCGGGTCGACGGCCGCACCGTGCTCTGCGTCCTGACCCACGACGCCAAGTTCGACATCCCGCTGCTGGAGCGCGCCCTGCGCCTGCCCGTCGCCTACATCGGTGCCATGGGCTCCCGCCGCACCCACCAGGACCGCAACACCCGCCTCCGCGAGGTCGGCCTCACCGAGGCCGAGATCTCCCGCCTCCGCTCCCCCATCGGCCTCGACCTCGGCGCCCGCACCCCGGAGGAGACCGCCGTCTCCGTGGCCGCCGAAATCATCGCCCACCGCCGCGGCGGCAGCTGCCTCCCCCTCTCCACCGCCACCGGCCCCATCCACCACGACCGCGACCACCCCGCACCCCCTCCCCCCACCGAGGCCCGCCACGCGGCCTGA
- a CDS encoding PDR/VanB family oxidoreductase yields the protein MDLQSPPPDLYGRPRADRFIQRLTAFSDWYNPLVARRAVPRPTAVQGATAVQLVVVRHEVVADGVVELRLASPYGEVLPAWQPGGRVQLILPSGRKRHYSLCGDPADRHGYRIAVRRIEGGGGGSVEVHDELFVGARLAARPPRNGFAFCGEGAVLLLAGGIGITPLLPMAYEARRRGLDWQLVHTGRDAASMPFAAELKALDPRRVVLLNDAEHGVPEAAELIAAGPKGAAVYCCGPAPMLAAVRAATPGDRPLHFERFGAAPITDGHPFTVQLGEEGPMAEVPADRSALDVLRELRPDLPYSCHQGFCGTCEVRVKAGTPEHRDRRLTAEDRAAGLLLPCVSRAAEGETLVLDL from the coding sequence ATGGATCTTCAGAGCCCACCCCCCGACCTGTACGGCCGTCCGCGGGCGGATCGTTTCATCCAGCGGCTGACCGCGTTCAGTGACTGGTACAACCCCTTGGTGGCGCGGCGCGCGGTGCCGCGGCCCACGGCGGTACAGGGGGCGACTGCGGTCCAGCTGGTGGTGGTGCGGCACGAGGTGGTGGCGGACGGGGTGGTGGAGCTGCGGCTGGCCTCGCCGTACGGGGAGGTGCTGCCCGCGTGGCAGCCGGGCGGGCGGGTGCAGTTGATCCTGCCGTCGGGGCGCAAGCGGCACTACTCGCTCTGCGGCGACCCGGCCGACCGGCACGGGTACCGGATCGCGGTGCGGCGGATCGAGGGCGGCGGCGGTGGGTCGGTGGAGGTCCACGACGAGCTGTTCGTCGGGGCGCGGCTGGCCGCGCGGCCGCCGCGCAACGGGTTCGCCTTCTGCGGGGAGGGGGCCGTGCTGCTGCTCGCCGGCGGGATCGGGATCACCCCGCTGCTGCCGATGGCGTACGAGGCGCGGCGCCGCGGGCTGGACTGGCAGCTGGTGCACACCGGGCGGGACGCGGCCTCGATGCCGTTCGCGGCCGAGCTGAAGGCGCTCGACCCGCGGCGGGTGGTGCTGCTCAACGACGCCGAGCACGGGGTGCCGGAGGCCGCCGAGCTGATCGCGGCCGGGCCGAAGGGCGCGGCCGTCTACTGCTGCGGGCCGGCCCCGATGCTGGCCGCCGTCCGGGCCGCGACGCCGGGGGACCGGCCGCTGCACTTCGAGCGGTTCGGCGCCGCGCCGATCACCGACGGGCACCCGTTCACCGTGCAGCTGGGCGAGGAGGGGCCGATGGCCGAGGTGCCGGCCGACCGGTCCGCGCTGGACGTGCTGCGCGAGCTCCGGCCCGACCTGCCGTACTCCTGTCACCAGGGGTTCTGCGGCACCTGCGAGGTGCGGGTCAAGGCCGGCACCCCCGAGCACCGCGACCGCCGGCTCACCGCCGAGGACCGGGCCGCCGGTCTGCTGCTGCCCTGCGTCTCCCGTGCCGCCGAGGGCGAGACCCTCGTGCTTGACCTCTGA
- a CDS encoding GNAT family N-acetyltransferase yields MPDDTSGQDLPARFGFRPYRGEEDHGPMAAVRLGCVERDRVDTRSVVEGLPTAAEIAEASAKLDEPSKNQVLVVRDGSVVGYSTIRWWQERDDTWLYLHRGYLLPEHRDQGAGSAMLSWAEERIRRLTEDHGTARTAVIGANAMVSEQDATALLLAAGYRRVFSLVELELSDLQHLPEPGSELPAGIRTGPIGASHYRAAWRTVVDSYAATGFTQKWSFQDFVDTADPACWRAAWNGQDMLGVALCAIRGHDHTVGEVEELSIRTDQRRLGIGRILLLEGLRSLRAQGATTARLYTGTANPHRSYDLYESVGFRRRNEYVRYRKPLT; encoded by the coding sequence ATGCCGGACGACACGTCAGGACAGGACCTACCAGCCCGCTTCGGGTTCCGGCCGTATCGGGGCGAGGAGGACCACGGCCCCATGGCCGCGGTGCGGCTGGGGTGTGTCGAACGGGACCGGGTCGACACCCGTTCGGTTGTGGAAGGGCTCCCGACAGCGGCCGAGATCGCCGAGGCCTCTGCCAAGCTCGACGAGCCGTCCAAGAACCAGGTCCTGGTGGTGCGCGACGGGAGCGTCGTCGGCTACTCGACGATCCGGTGGTGGCAGGAGCGGGACGATACGTGGCTGTACTTGCACCGCGGTTACCTCTTGCCCGAACATCGCGACCAGGGCGCCGGGTCAGCCATGCTGAGCTGGGCCGAAGAGCGGATCCGCCGGCTCACCGAAGACCATGGCACGGCGCGGACGGCAGTGATAGGTGCGAATGCCATGGTCTCCGAGCAGGACGCCACGGCGCTTCTGCTCGCAGCCGGCTACCGACGTGTCTTCAGTCTGGTCGAACTGGAGCTGAGCGATCTGCAGCATTTGCCCGAGCCGGGCAGCGAGCTCCCAGCCGGGATACGGACGGGGCCGATCGGGGCAAGCCACTACCGTGCGGCCTGGAGGACGGTCGTCGATTCGTATGCGGCTACCGGTTTCACTCAGAAATGGTCCTTCCAGGATTTTGTCGACACCGCCGACCCGGCATGCTGGAGGGCTGCGTGGAACGGGCAGGACATGCTCGGCGTGGCCCTCTGCGCCATCCGCGGCCACGACCACACCGTGGGCGAGGTGGAAGAGCTGAGCATACGAACGGACCAGCGACGCCTCGGAATCGGCCGGATCCTGCTGCTGGAAGGGCTGCGAAGCCTTCGCGCGCAGGGTGCAACAACGGCGAGGCTGTACACCGGCACAGCGAATCCCCACCGGTCCTACGATCTTTACGAGAGCGTGGGGTTCCGGAGACGGAACGAGTATGTCCGCTACCGCAAGCCGCTCACTTGA
- a CDS encoding metal-dependent hydrolase codes for MSQSVEPTRVHESLVLEPRDVHFDWGQLPLHWIPDEPMATHTINVLHLLLPEGERWFVRLFKQALPMVTDEQLREEVLGFIGQEAIHAEAHQEVLDHLLGQGLDPRPYIAQVSWLFHRVLGDRPELSPLQQREHVIERVAAVAAIEHFTAFLGNWILNSPGLDRAKADPTMLDLLRWHGAEEVEHRSVAFDLMRHLDPGYLRRMRGMAIAGPVLFHLWVRGVRFLMAADPSLRGREKPTWREAQAVARRGLLPEPGRMARSALRYFRPGYHPTHEGSSSQALSYLATSPAARAAAH; via the coding sequence ATGTCCCAGTCCGTCGAACCCACCCGGGTGCACGAGAGTCTCGTGCTGGAACCCCGGGACGTGCACTTCGACTGGGGGCAGCTGCCGCTGCACTGGATCCCGGACGAGCCGATGGCCACGCACACGATCAACGTGCTGCACCTGTTGCTGCCCGAGGGTGAGCGGTGGTTCGTCCGGCTGTTCAAGCAGGCGCTGCCGATGGTCACCGACGAGCAGCTGCGGGAGGAGGTGCTCGGGTTCATCGGCCAGGAGGCGATCCATGCGGAGGCGCACCAGGAGGTGCTCGACCACCTGCTCGGGCAGGGGCTCGACCCGCGGCCGTACATCGCGCAGGTGAGCTGGCTGTTCCACCGGGTGCTCGGCGACCGGCCGGAGCTGTCGCCGCTCCAGCAGCGGGAGCACGTGATCGAGCGGGTCGCGGCCGTCGCGGCGATCGAGCACTTCACGGCCTTCCTCGGCAACTGGATCCTCAACTCGCCCGGGCTGGACCGGGCGAAGGCGGATCCGACCATGCTCGATCTGCTGCGCTGGCACGGCGCGGAGGAGGTCGAGCACCGCAGCGTGGCCTTCGACCTGATGCGGCACCTCGACCCGGGGTACCTGCGGCGGATGCGGGGGATGGCGATCGCCGGGCCGGTGCTCTTCCACCTCTGGGTGCGGGGGGTCCGCTTCCTGATGGCCGCCGACCCGAGCCTGCGCGGCCGGGAGAAGCCGACCTGGCGCGAGGCCCAGGCGGTGGCCCGCCGCGGGCTGCTGCCCGAGCCGGGGCGGATGGCGCGGTCCGCGCTGCGGTACTTCCGGCCGGGCTACCACCCCACGCACGAGGGCTCCTCCAGCCAGGCGCTCAGTTACCTCGCCACCTCGCCGGCCGCGCGGGCCGCTGCGCACTGA
- a CDS encoding barstar family protein, translating to MAEETRRSSFLLPPPGTSYVAWLDGARMGTEQGLLEETSTRLGLPVYFGWNWDALSDCLRDMAWAPADHYLLVIERSALVLRECTEARQIFLGILDTAGRYWGLGLDHPGKSFNALLL from the coding sequence GTGGCGGAGGAGACCCGGCGCTCCTCGTTCCTCTTGCCACCACCGGGGACCAGCTACGTGGCGTGGCTGGATGGTGCCAGGATGGGCACCGAGCAGGGCCTCCTCGAAGAGACAAGCACCCGCCTCGGATTGCCGGTCTACTTCGGCTGGAACTGGGATGCCCTCTCGGACTGCCTCCGTGACATGGCGTGGGCACCCGCCGACCACTACCTGCTGGTCATCGAGCGGTCGGCACTCGTGCTGCGGGAGTGCACCGAGGCCCGTCAGATCTTCCTCGGGATCCTCGACACCGCAGGTCGGTACTGGGGGCTGGGACTGGACCATCCTGGCAAGTCGTTCAATGCGCTGCTGCTGTAG
- a CDS encoding LysE family translocator, which yields MGITTALWSFALVVGLLTLTPGLDTALILRTAALGERRRAWGVVLGIQTGTLLWGTLSSLGVSAILTASRLAYETLRWAGVVYLLWMGVQLVRSRGAAAEAAPEPGGGGLLAGWRRGALTNLLNPKVGVFYVAVLPQFIPAGAPHLATGVLLTCVHVLEGTLWSAVLVGFARVLSGWLRRPVARRVLDRITGAVVVAFGLRLALAD from the coding sequence ATGGGGATAACCACGGCACTCTGGTCCTTCGCGCTGGTGGTGGGGCTGCTCACGCTCACGCCCGGCCTCGACACCGCGCTGATCCTGCGGACCGCCGCGCTCGGTGAGCGGCGGCGGGCCTGGGGCGTGGTGCTCGGCATCCAGACCGGCACGCTGCTCTGGGGCACGCTCAGCTCGCTGGGCGTCAGCGCGATCCTGACGGCCTCGCGGCTCGCGTACGAGACGCTGCGCTGGGCCGGGGTGGTCTACCTGCTCTGGATGGGCGTGCAGTTGGTGCGCAGCCGGGGCGCCGCCGCCGAGGCCGCCCCCGAGCCGGGCGGCGGCGGGTTGCTGGCCGGCTGGCGGCGCGGGGCGCTGACCAACCTGCTCAACCCCAAGGTGGGCGTCTTCTACGTGGCCGTCCTGCCCCAGTTCATCCCGGCCGGAGCGCCGCACCTGGCCACCGGTGTGCTCCTCACCTGCGTCCACGTGCTCGAGGGCACCCTCTGGTCGGCCGTCCTGGTCGGCTTCGCCCGGGTGCTGAGCGGCTGGCTGCGGCGGCCGGTGGCCCGGCGCGTGCTCGACCGGATCACCGGCGCGGTCGTGGTCGCCTTCGGCCTCCGGCTGGCCCTCGCCGACTGA
- a CDS encoding trans-aconitate 2-methyltransferase has protein sequence MTEPDYLAGLRASYDAVAADYAANVPPPAEMDPLGRAMLGAFAELVREAGLGPVADLGCGPGKVTAYLAGLGVAAFGVDVSPEMVRVARAAYPGTRFEVGSMTGLAAGDGELGGILAHYAVHHTPPELLPGVFAEFHRTLAPGGWLLLVTRVGEAEHVRLATGYGGSRAVPFENHLLPADRLAELLAQAGLVVTGRLVQQPGEGMKRQVVSFLARRE, from the coding sequence GTGACCGAACCTGACTACCTCGCCGGACTCCGGGCGTCCTACGACGCCGTGGCCGCCGACTACGCGGCGAACGTGCCGCCGCCCGCCGAGATGGACCCGCTGGGGCGGGCGATGCTGGGGGCGTTCGCCGAGCTGGTGCGGGAGGCCGGGCTGGGGCCGGTGGCGGATCTGGGGTGCGGGCCGGGGAAGGTGACGGCGTACCTGGCCGGGCTGGGGGTGGCGGCCTTCGGGGTGGACGTGTCGCCGGAGATGGTGCGGGTGGCGCGGGCGGCGTACCCGGGAACGCGGTTCGAGGTCGGTTCGATGACCGGGCTGGCGGCGGGGGACGGGGAGTTGGGCGGGATCCTGGCCCACTACGCCGTGCACCACACGCCGCCGGAGCTGCTGCCGGGCGTGTTCGCGGAGTTCCACCGGACGCTCGCGCCGGGCGGGTGGCTGCTGCTGGTGACCCGGGTGGGGGAGGCCGAGCACGTGCGGCTCGCCACCGGGTACGGGGGCAGCCGGGCGGTGCCCTTCGAGAACCACCTGCTGCCGGCCGACCGACTGGCCGAGCTGCTGGCGCAGGCCGGGCTGGTGGTCACCGGTCGGCTGGTGCAGCAGCCGGGGGAGGGGATGAAGCGGCAGGTGGTCAGCTTCCTGGCGCGGCGGGAGTAG
- a CDS encoding SDR family oxidoreductase yields MTIRRRTVEATDGLPLAVFEQGDPARPTVLLVHGYPDTHVVWDDVAEDLAADHHVVRYDVRGAGDSGVPRSREGYRLAQLGADLFAVAEAVSPQAPVHVVAHDWGSVQSWEAVTEPGAERFIASYTTMSGPSLDHVGHWMRHRFRRPTPRHLKQLLVQGAHSWYITYFHLPLLAPATWRLGLARVWPRVLHDLEGVDPRPGHPQPTLKRDAVHGLELYRANMRPTVRHPRERRTDLPVQLITLARDNYVSAFLSEGLERWAPRLTRRTVNATHWSALLQKGSMVAGMVREFIAEEAPKPAGELVVITGAGSGIGRATALAFAEQGARVVIADLDLAAAERTAELCGLVGGHGYGYRLDVSDGAAFDAFAQTVAAEHGVPDVLVNNAGIGHSGTFLQTTEKEWQRVLDVNLWGVIHGCRAFGTLMAERGQGGHIVNLASAAAYLPSKLLAAYATSKAAVLMLSDCLRAELAPAKIGVSAICPGIVNTNITRTSTFSGLSAEEQAAKQAHVSKLYARRGFPPEKVATEILHAVRTGKPFVPVTIEAKAARLLGRLSPALLRRAARFDLG; encoded by the coding sequence ATGACGATCCGCCGCCGTACCGTGGAGGCCACCGACGGGCTGCCGCTGGCCGTCTTCGAGCAGGGCGACCCGGCCCGCCCGACCGTGCTGCTGGTGCACGGCTACCCCGACACCCACGTGGTCTGGGACGACGTGGCCGAGGACCTCGCGGCCGACCACCACGTGGTGCGCTACGACGTGCGCGGGGCCGGGGATTCGGGCGTGCCGCGCTCCCGCGAGGGGTACCGGCTGGCCCAGCTGGGCGCCGACCTGTTCGCGGTGGCCGAGGCCGTCAGCCCGCAGGCGCCGGTGCACGTGGTGGCGCACGACTGGGGCTCGGTGCAGTCCTGGGAGGCCGTCACCGAGCCCGGGGCCGAGCGGTTCATCGCCTCGTACACCACGATGTCCGGGCCCTCGCTCGACCACGTCGGGCACTGGATGCGGCACCGCTTCCGCCGGCCCACGCCCCGCCACCTCAAGCAGCTGCTGGTGCAGGGCGCGCACTCCTGGTACATCACCTACTTCCACCTGCCGCTGCTCGCCCCGGCGACCTGGCGGCTCGGTCTGGCCCGGGTCTGGCCCCGGGTGCTGCACGACCTGGAGGGCGTCGACCCCCGGCCGGGCCACCCGCAGCCGACCCTCAAGCGGGACGCCGTGCACGGCCTGGAGCTTTACCGCGCCAACATGCGGCCCACCGTGCGGCACCCGCGCGAGCGGCGCACCGACCTGCCCGTCCAGCTGATCACGCTGGCCCGGGACAACTACGTCTCCGCCTTCCTCTCCGAGGGCCTGGAGCGCTGGGCGCCGAGGCTGACCCGGCGCACGGTGAACGCCACCCACTGGTCGGCGCTGCTGCAGAAGGGGTCGATGGTGGCAGGGATGGTGCGGGAGTTCATCGCGGAGGAGGCACCCAAGCCGGCCGGTGAACTGGTGGTGATCACCGGGGCCGGCAGCGGGATCGGGCGGGCCACCGCGCTGGCCTTCGCCGAGCAGGGCGCCCGGGTGGTGATCGCCGACCTCGACCTGGCGGCGGCCGAGCGGACGGCCGAGCTCTGCGGGCTGGTCGGCGGGCACGGGTACGGCTACCGGCTGGACGTGAGCGACGGCGCCGCCTTCGACGCCTTCGCGCAGACCGTCGCCGCCGAGCACGGCGTGCCCGACGTGCTGGTCAACAACGCCGGGATCGGCCACTCCGGCACCTTCCTGCAGACCACCGAGAAGGAGTGGCAGCGCGTCCTGGACGTCAACCTCTGGGGTGTGATCCACGGCTGCCGCGCCTTCGGCACCCTGATGGCCGAGCGCGGTCAGGGCGGCCACATCGTCAACCTCGCCTCGGCCGCGGCCTACCTGCCCTCCAAGCTGCTCGCCGCCTACGCGACCAGCAAGGCGGCCGTGCTGATGCTCTCCGACTGCCTGCGCGCCGAGCTCGCCCCGGCCAAGATCGGCGTCTCGGCCATCTGCCCCGGCATCGTCAACACCAACATCACCCGTACCTCCACCTTCTCCGGCCTCTCCGCCGAGGAGCAGGCCGCCAAGCAGGCCCACGTCTCCAAGCTCTACGCCCGCCGCGGCTTCCCGCCCGAGAAGGTGGCCACCGAGATCCTGCACGCCGTCCGCACCGGCAAGCCCTTCGTCCCCGTCACCATCGAGGCCAAGGCCGCCCGCCTGCTCGGCCGCCTCAGCCCCGCCCTGCTCCGCCGCGCGGCCCGCTTCGACCTGGGCTGA
- a CDS encoding M24 family metallopeptidase: protein MSKSFAFDEHDLDRFRETQQLAYACAEQVAAWIEPGVTERQATAKLRSCLVAAGVQDFFHVPFAWFGDRTAFRHFHTPLQFFAGGKVLEEGMPYVLDCAPVVDGYTADIGYGGKVGENRIWDRLAADLQVYRELILREVKARKPLNEVYAAVDAQIAAHGYDNRHQVYPGRVIGHQVTRNTARGPAGVNLFGFGVRTLQTLGRELISERLHGRSPLWADGKSSRHAPTPGLWAVEPHIGFREVGIKFEELLVVTEDDAFWLDDDLPHVRRWAAQPIEELTR from the coding sequence GTGTCGAAAAGCTTCGCCTTCGACGAGCACGACCTCGACCGCTTCCGGGAGACCCAGCAGCTCGCGTACGCCTGCGCGGAGCAGGTGGCGGCCTGGATCGAGCCCGGGGTGACGGAGCGTCAGGCCACCGCCAAGCTGCGCTCCTGCCTGGTCGCGGCCGGTGTGCAGGACTTCTTCCACGTGCCGTTCGCCTGGTTCGGCGACCGCACCGCCTTCCGGCACTTCCACACCCCGCTGCAGTTCTTCGCGGGCGGCAAGGTGCTGGAGGAGGGCATGCCGTACGTGCTCGACTGCGCGCCGGTGGTGGACGGCTACACGGCCGACATCGGCTACGGCGGCAAGGTCGGCGAGAACCGGATCTGGGACCGGCTGGCCGCCGACCTGCAGGTCTACCGGGAGCTGATCCTGCGCGAGGTCAAGGCCCGCAAACCGCTGAACGAGGTGTACGCGGCGGTGGACGCGCAGATCGCCGCGCACGGCTACGACAACCGGCACCAGGTCTACCCGGGCCGGGTGATCGGCCACCAGGTGACCCGGAACACCGCGCGCGGACCGGCCGGGGTGAACCTGTTCGGCTTCGGGGTGCGTACGCTGCAGACCCTGGGCCGCGAGCTGATCAGCGAGCGCCTGCACGGCCGTTCGCCGCTCTGGGCGGACGGCAAGTCCTCCCGGCACGCCCCGACCCCCGGGCTCTGGGCGGTCGAGCCGCACATCGGCTTCCGCGAGGTGGGCATCAAGTTCGAGGAGCTGCTGGTGGTCACCGAGGACGATGCCTTCTGGCTCGACGACGACCTGCCGCACGTCCGCCGCTGGGCCGCCCAGCCGATCGAGGAGCTAACCCGATGA